In a single window of the Halobaculum lipolyticum genome:
- a CDS encoding 2,5-diamino-6-(ribosylamino)-4(3H)-pyrimidinone 5'-phosphate reductase, translating into MYVHVNAAVSVDGKLSSRRRDQVTISGDADFDRVDRVRADADAVLVGVGTVLADDPHLTVDDADRRDRRRRDGRDGNPARVVADSRARTPTDARVLDDAATTYLLVSDRADPARLDALRDAGAEIVVAGGDDGRVDFAAAFDALAVDGVERTMVEGGGEVIFSLFEAGLVDELTLYVGSLVVGGREAPTLADGEGFVDDFPRLELVGVERVDDGVLLSYEG; encoded by the coding sequence GTGTACGTCCACGTCAACGCCGCCGTCTCCGTCGACGGCAAACTCTCCTCGCGCCGCCGCGACCAGGTGACGATCAGCGGCGACGCCGACTTCGACCGCGTCGACCGCGTCCGCGCCGACGCCGACGCCGTGCTCGTCGGCGTCGGCACCGTCCTCGCCGACGACCCGCACCTCACCGTCGACGACGCCGACCGCCGCGACCGGCGCCGCCGGGACGGCCGCGACGGGAACCCCGCCCGCGTCGTCGCCGACTCGCGCGCACGCACCCCCACCGACGCCCGGGTCCTCGACGACGCGGCGACCACGTACCTGCTCGTGAGCGACCGCGCCGACCCGGCGCGGCTCGACGCCCTCCGCGACGCCGGCGCGGAGATCGTCGTTGCCGGCGGCGACGACGGCCGCGTCGACTTCGCGGCCGCGTTCGACGCGCTGGCGGTGGACGGCGTCGAACGGACGATGGTCGAGGGCGGCGGCGAGGTCATCTTCTCGCTGTTCGAGGCGGGGCTCGTCGACGAACTCACGCTGTACGTCGGCTCGCTCGTCGTCGGCGGCCGCGAGGCGCCCACCCTCGCGGACGGCGAGGGGTTCGTCGACGACTTCCCGCGGCTCGAACTGGTCGGCGTCGAGCGCGTCGACGACGGGGTGCTGTTGTCGTACGAAGGGTGA
- a CDS encoding inositol monophosphatase family protein, with product MTGDDAADRLDTAIAAAERGGRLALDSFRTALTVETKAGPMDAVTAVDRAVQTRVAEFLADAYPDDAFVGEEDDALKAVPAEGTAWVVDPIDGTANYVAGSRVWMTSVVACRDGEPVAAANYAPATGDLYAAADGRTRRGGDPATVSDTDDPAAFTINPIFGVSSNHRRELTDVVETVLAEFGDLRRFGCAQAALSGVATGELAAAVSTVELNDWDTAAGVHLVRRAGGRVTDVHGDRWTPGSEGLIASNDEAHDTLVDAFEPSE from the coding sequence ATGACCGGCGACGACGCCGCCGACCGACTCGACACCGCGATCGCGGCCGCCGAACGCGGCGGTCGGCTCGCGCTGGACTCCTTCCGGACGGCGCTGACGGTGGAGACGAAAGCGGGACCGATGGACGCGGTCACCGCGGTCGACCGGGCGGTCCAGACGCGCGTCGCCGAGTTCCTGGCCGACGCGTACCCCGACGACGCGTTCGTGGGGGAGGAGGACGACGCGCTGAAGGCGGTGCCGGCGGAGGGGACCGCGTGGGTCGTCGATCCGATCGACGGGACGGCGAACTACGTCGCCGGCAGCCGCGTGTGGATGACGAGCGTCGTCGCCTGCCGCGACGGCGAGCCGGTCGCGGCGGCCAACTACGCGCCGGCGACGGGCGACCTGTACGCCGCGGCCGACGGACGGACCCGCCGCGGCGGCGACCCGGCGACGGTGAGCGACACCGACGACCCCGCGGCGTTCACGATCAACCCGATCTTCGGCGTTTCGTCGAACCACCGGCGGGAGTTGACCGACGTCGTCGAGACGGTGCTGGCGGAGTTCGGCGACCTCCGCCGGTTCGGCTGCGCGCAGGCGGCGCTGTCGGGGGTCGCGACCGGCGAACTCGCGGCCGCGGTGTCGACGGTCGAACTCAACGACTGGGACACGGCCGCGGGCGTCCACCTCGTCCGGCGGGCCGGCGGCCGCGTGACCGACGTCCACGGCGACCGCTGGACGCCCGGCTCGGAGGGACTGATCGCCTCGAACGACGAGGCACACGACACGCTGGTCGACGCGTTCGAGCCGTCCGAGTGA
- the hflX gene encoding GTPase HflX: MPDRRSGEDPTAVVAKRVDRGRADLTEITELARAAGYEVTASLTQTRDQDPAYHFGEGKADELAALVAREDADVVIVDNEVGPYQTFNIGAKLPEGAEVIDRFTLILDIFGQRAQTRKAQLQVELAELRYELPRAEVKASLAKRDERPGFMGLGEYDESRERDIKSQISRIKDELDAIAEKEEERRERRRESGFDLVALAGYTNAGKSTLLRRLADDLDVDENAEKHPDIDATAESENQLFTTLGTTTRRANTGKRDVLLTDTVGFISDLPHWLVESFKSTLDSVYHADLVLLVVDASESVEEMREKLVTSHDTLYERNEAPIVTVFNKVDRLDDDELRRKREALSALAPNPVCVSGLTGDRIETLRGRVEAELPDWKRERLLLPLSDDAMSLVSWIHDNGYVEREEYDGRQVDLEFEAPPSVVDRARSRAAEVEREAAAESVESA; the protein is encoded by the coding sequence ATCCCTGACCGCCGTTCCGGCGAGGACCCCACCGCGGTCGTCGCCAAGCGTGTGGACCGCGGCCGTGCCGACCTGACGGAGATCACCGAACTCGCCCGCGCCGCCGGCTACGAGGTGACCGCGTCGCTCACGCAGACCCGCGACCAGGACCCGGCGTACCACTTCGGGGAGGGGAAGGCGGACGAACTCGCGGCGCTCGTCGCCCGCGAGGACGCCGACGTGGTGATCGTCGACAACGAGGTCGGCCCGTACCAGACGTTCAACATCGGCGCGAAGCTCCCGGAGGGCGCCGAGGTGATCGACCGCTTCACGCTCATCCTCGACATCTTCGGCCAGCGCGCACAGACGCGCAAGGCACAGCTCCAGGTCGAACTCGCGGAGTTGCGCTACGAACTGCCGCGCGCGGAGGTGAAAGCGAGCCTCGCGAAGCGCGACGAGCGCCCCGGGTTCATGGGGCTGGGCGAGTACGACGAGTCGCGAGAACGCGACATCAAGTCCCAGATCAGCCGCATCAAGGACGAACTCGACGCGATCGCGGAGAAAGAGGAGGAACGCCGCGAGCGACGGCGCGAGTCCGGCTTCGATCTGGTCGCCCTCGCCGGCTACACGAACGCCGGGAAGTCGACGCTGCTGCGGCGGCTCGCGGACGACCTCGACGTCGACGAGAACGCCGAGAAACACCCGGACATCGACGCGACCGCCGAGTCGGAGAACCAACTGTTCACGACGCTCGGGACGACGACCCGGCGTGCCAACACCGGCAAGCGCGACGTGTTGCTCACGGACACGGTCGGGTTCATCTCCGACCTCCCGCACTGGCTGGTGGAGTCGTTCAAGTCGACGCTGGACTCCGTGTACCACGCCGACCTCGTCTTGCTCGTCGTCGACGCCAGCGAGTCGGTCGAGGAGATGCGCGAGAAGCTCGTCACCTCCCACGACACGCTGTACGAGCGCAACGAGGCGCCCATCGTCACGGTGTTCAACAAGGTCGACCGGCTCGACGACGACGAACTCCGGCGCAAACGCGAGGCGCTGTCGGCGCTCGCGCCGAACCCGGTGTGCGTCTCCGGGCTGACCGGCGACCGCATCGAGACGCTGCGGGGCCGGGTAGAGGCGGAGCTTCCCGACTGGAAGCGCGAGCGGCTGTTGCTCCCGCTGTCCGACGACGCGATGAGCCTCGTGTCGTGGATCCACGACAACGGCTACGTCGAGCGCGAGGAGTACGACGGCCGGCAGGTCGACCTGGAGTTCGAGGCGCCGCCGTCGGTCGTCGACCGCGCCCGGTCGCGGGCCGCGGAGGTCGAGCGCGAGGCGGCCGCGGAGTCGGTCGAGTCGGCGTAG
- a CDS encoding mechanosensitive ion channel family protein yields the protein MSLVGYPLLQTGTPAPGGTGGGEEAAGATLATPVANFLAGLGVPGGIADVLGGAITFAVVLGAFYLVGRLFVVPLVDRVLEARGLDTHAKRPLRKIANVVVVFVGIAVGFGFAGYGDFLQSLATVAAAATLAIGFAMQDVIKNFVAGIFIFTDRPFRIGDWIEWDGNSGIVEDISFRVSRVRTFDNELLTVPNSQLTDGVIKNPVAKDTLRLQFLFGIGYGDDIEHATEIIVEEAERHPDILADPAPSVRLTELADSYVGLKSRIWIANPSRADFVKIRGDYVTAVKQRFDEEGIEIPFPQRDLSGNVELNTPVEGGAALGDD from the coding sequence ATGAGCCTCGTGGGGTATCCGCTCCTCCAGACGGGGACGCCCGCACCCGGGGGGACCGGCGGCGGCGAGGAGGCCGCGGGCGCGACGCTCGCGACGCCCGTCGCGAACTTCCTCGCGGGTCTCGGCGTCCCGGGGGGGATCGCCGACGTGCTCGGGGGAGCGATCACGTTCGCCGTCGTCCTCGGGGCGTTCTACCTCGTCGGCCGGCTGTTCGTCGTGCCGCTGGTCGACCGCGTGCTGGAGGCGCGCGGACTGGACACCCACGCCAAGCGCCCGCTCCGGAAGATCGCGAACGTCGTCGTCGTGTTCGTCGGCATCGCCGTCGGCTTCGGCTTCGCCGGCTACGGCGACTTCCTCCAGTCGCTCGCGACCGTCGCCGCGGCGGCGACGCTCGCCATCGGCTTCGCGATGCAGGACGTGATCAAGAACTTCGTCGCGGGGATCTTCATCTTCACCGACCGCCCGTTCCGCATCGGCGACTGGATCGAGTGGGACGGCAACTCCGGCATCGTCGAGGACATCTCCTTCCGCGTCTCGCGGGTGCGCACGTTCGACAACGAACTCCTGACCGTGCCGAACTCCCAACTCACCGACGGCGTCATCAAGAACCCCGTCGCGAAGGACACGCTCCGGCTCCAGTTCCTGTTCGGTATCGGCTACGGCGACGACATCGAACACGCCACCGAGATCATCGTCGAGGAGGCGGAACGCCACCCCGACATCCTCGCCGACCCCGCGCCCTCCGTCCGCCTCACCGAACTCGCCGACAGCTACGTCGGGCTGAAGAGCCGGATCTGGATCGCGAACCCCTCGCGCGCGGACTTCGTGAAGATCCGCGGCGACTACGTCACGGCGGTGAAACAGCGCTTCGACGAGGAGGGCATCGAGATCCCGTTCCCGCAGCGCGACCTGTCCGGGAACGTGGAACTGAACACGCCCGTCGAGGGCGGCGCGGCGCTGGGCGACGACTGA
- a CDS encoding YhbY family RNA-binding protein has protein sequence MTDQDLRKQAHDLDVTVWVGKKGVSAVVDELDDQLTERDLVKVKFHRSAQAGTDVDELAADLAERVDADLVETRGHTAVLHR, from the coding sequence ATGACCGATCAGGACCTCCGCAAGCAGGCCCACGACCTCGACGTGACCGTCTGGGTCGGCAAGAAGGGCGTCTCCGCGGTCGTCGACGAACTCGACGACCAGCTGACCGAACGCGACCTCGTGAAGGTGAAGTTCCACCGCTCTGCGCAGGCCGGCACCGACGTCGACGAACTCGCCGCCGACCTCGCCGAACGGGTGGACGCCGACCTCGTCGAGACGCGCGGGCACACGGCGGTCCTCCACAGATGA
- a CDS encoding TFIIB-type zinc ribbon-containing protein produces the protein MTVEISSPTCPNCGSEDASVDADAGEFWCDDCDLYGEFAEISPNGHDGVASD, from the coding sequence ATGACTGTGGAGATATCTAGCCCGACGTGTCCCAACTGCGGCTCGGAAGACGCGTCCGTTGACGCGGATGCCGGCGAGTTCTGGTGCGACGACTGCGACCTGTACGGCGAGTTCGCGGAGATCAGTCCGAACGGCCACGACGGCGTCGCCTCCGACTGA
- the moaC gene encoding cyclic pyranopterin monophosphate synthase MoaC, with the protein MSDEATPAADGGDDLTHTDEAGDVQMVNVGDKPDSSRRAVARGRIHLTESTVEAVRGDEVQKGDVLATARVGAVQAVKHTWETIPMCHQIPITNVDTEFTVSDDRIDLEVAVETTGKTGCEMEALEGVTTGLNVVWDMVKAAEKDATGGYPDTRITDVEVVTKEKTVLE; encoded by the coding sequence ATGAGCGACGAAGCCACGCCCGCCGCCGACGGCGGCGACGACCTGACCCACACCGACGAGGCCGGCGACGTGCAGATGGTGAACGTCGGCGACAAGCCCGACTCCTCGCGCCGTGCCGTCGCGCGCGGCAGGATCCACCTCACCGAGTCCACGGTCGAAGCCGTCCGGGGCGACGAGGTGCAGAAGGGCGACGTGCTGGCGACGGCCCGCGTCGGCGCGGTACAGGCGGTGAAACACACCTGGGAGACGATCCCGATGTGCCACCAGATCCCGATCACGAACGTCGACACGGAGTTCACGGTGTCGGACGACCGTATCGACCTGGAGGTCGCCGTGGAGACGACGGGGAAGACGGGCTGCGAGATGGAGGCGCTGGAGGGCGTCACGACGGGACTGAACGTCGTCTGGGACATGGTGAAGGCCGCCGAGAAGGACGCCACCGGCGGCTACCCCGACACCCGGATCACCGACGTGGAAGTCGTGACGAAGGAGAAGACGGTGCTGGAGTAG
- a CDS encoding phytoene/squalene synthase family protein: MPDADRPAATHPDADLAWCHEAVQGVSRTFALTVDTLDEPMSSYICLGYLVCRIADTVEDADHIAPDEQAALLREFDAALDPADDTTAADFRDSVGPHLPPERERSEDWQVVANVERVFATFEGLPPEVREAVVPPAREMATGMADFVERYADAGGLRIETRSELEEYCYYVAGTVGTLITNLVTTLGNVDEERTERLYAVAEEFGLLLQLVNVAKDVHDDYTEENNVYLPAEWLAEQGVPQEEVVAPENREGTASVVSRTAGFARGFLDGAQTYLEHVPLVEGNTLAAWTIPYLLAVGTLRELSAHPERAVTGEGVKVSREEVFAVVTAAHQHGRDALPRLRESIASEPFHTAPSTAD; this comes from the coding sequence ATGCCCGACGCCGATCGCCCAGCCGCGACTCACCCCGACGCCGACCTCGCGTGGTGCCACGAGGCCGTCCAGGGCGTGTCGCGGACCTTCGCCTTGACTGTCGACACCCTCGACGAACCGATGTCGTCGTACATCTGTCTCGGCTACCTCGTCTGCCGTATCGCCGACACCGTCGAGGACGCCGACCACATCGCCCCCGACGAACAGGCCGCGCTCCTCCGGGAGTTCGACGCCGCGCTCGACCCCGCGGACGACACCACGGCCGCGGACTTCCGCGACTCGGTGGGACCGCACCTCCCGCCGGAGCGCGAACGGTCCGAGGACTGGCAGGTCGTCGCCAACGTCGAACGCGTGTTCGCCACCTTCGAGGGACTGCCGCCGGAAGTTCGCGAGGCCGTCGTGCCGCCGGCGCGGGAGATGGCGACCGGGATGGCCGACTTCGTCGAGCGCTACGCCGACGCGGGCGGGCTCCGCATCGAGACGCGGAGCGAACTGGAGGAGTACTGCTACTACGTCGCCGGCACCGTCGGTACCCTCATCACGAACCTCGTCACGACGCTGGGCAACGTCGACGAGGAGCGCACCGAGCGGCTGTACGCCGTCGCCGAGGAGTTCGGCCTGCTCCTCCAGCTCGTGAACGTCGCGAAGGACGTCCACGACGACTACACCGAGGAGAACAACGTCTACCTCCCGGCCGAGTGGCTCGCCGAACAGGGCGTGCCACAGGAGGAGGTCGTCGCCCCGGAGAACCGCGAGGGAACCGCCAGCGTCGTCTCCCGCACCGCCGGCTTCGCGCGCGGCTTCCTCGACGGCGCACAGACGTACCTCGAACACGTCCCGCTCGTCGAGGGCAACACCCTCGCCGCGTGGACCATCCCGTACCTGCTGGCGGTGGGGACGCTCCGCGAGCTGTCCGCCCACCCCGAACGCGCCGTCACCGGCGAGGGCGTGAAGGTCAGCCGCGAGGAAGTGTTCGCCGTCGTCACCGCGGCCCACCAGCACGGCCGCGACGCGCTGCCGCGCCTCCGCGAGTCGATCGCGAGCGAGCCGTTCCACACCGCGCCGTCGACGGCCGACTGA
- a CDS encoding ribonuclease P protein component 4, with the protein MDETRIAEERIDRLAAFAREMARGGEPERAREAVRLARRIAERHRCGVPRRFERFTCDDCDAYLLPGRTARVRLQEGSHVVVRCDCGATARYPYGE; encoded by the coding sequence ATGGACGAGACACGGATCGCCGAGGAACGCATCGACCGCCTCGCGGCGTTCGCCCGGGAGATGGCCCGTGGCGGCGAGCCGGAGCGCGCCCGCGAGGCGGTCCGGCTCGCCCGCCGCATCGCCGAGCGGCATCGCTGCGGCGTCCCCCGGCGCTTCGAGCGGTTCACCTGCGACGACTGCGACGCGTACCTCCTCCCGGGCCGGACCGCCCGCGTCCGACTGCAGGAGGGGAGCCACGTCGTCGTCCGCTGCGACTGCGGCGCGACCGCGCGCTACCCGTACGGCGAGTAG
- a CDS encoding ribosome assembly factor SBDS codes for MISLDEAVTARLESHGTRFEVLIDPDAALELKRGEFEGELEDVIAAEDVFENASRGDRPPEEDVEEVFGTTDPMEIIPEVVRRGEIQITAEQRKEMLEQKRKQLINKITRNAVNPQMDDAPHPPERIERALEEAGFTVDPMEPVENQIDDALEALRPVIPIRFDEVTIAVQLPADYAGSGQAKVREFGDLEREEWQNDGSWVGVVTFPAGLQNEFYDLVNEVSSGEADTRVVKEEDEISRR; via the coding sequence ATGATATCACTGGACGAAGCCGTCACCGCGCGGCTGGAATCCCACGGCACCCGCTTCGAAGTGCTCATCGACCCCGACGCGGCGCTGGAGCTGAAGCGCGGCGAGTTCGAGGGGGAACTGGAGGACGTGATCGCCGCCGAGGACGTGTTCGAGAACGCCTCCCGGGGCGACCGCCCGCCCGAGGAGGACGTCGAGGAGGTGTTCGGCACGACCGACCCGATGGAGATCATCCCGGAGGTCGTCCGCCGCGGCGAGATCCAGATCACCGCCGAGCAGCGCAAGGAGATGCTCGAACAGAAGCGGAAACAGCTGATCAACAAGATCACCCGCAACGCGGTGAACCCGCAGATGGACGACGCCCCCCACCCGCCCGAGCGGATCGAACGGGCGCTGGAGGAGGCGGGGTTCACCGTCGACCCGATGGAGCCGGTCGAGAACCAGATCGACGACGCGCTGGAGGCGCTGCGGCCGGTGATCCCGATCCGCTTCGACGAGGTGACCATCGCCGTCCAGCTCCCCGCCGACTACGCCGGCTCCGGGCAGGCGAAGGTCCGGGAGTTCGGCGACCTCGAACGCGAGGAGTGGCAAAACGACGGCTCGTGGGTCGGCGTCGTCACCTTCCCCGCGGGGCTGCAAAACGAGTTCTACGACCTCGTGAACGAGGTGTCCAGCGGCGAGGCGGACACCCGCGTCGTGAAAGAGGAGGACGAGATCAGTCGGCGGTGA
- a CDS encoding FUN14 domain-containing protein, giving the protein MPGLEAIAQLGLDPRQLGMEFGSGAVIGGIIGFAAKKVAKLVAVIVGLELALFKFLESREILTVNWDKLGGTFLSAGEAATASTPPTWVQTILSTLSVSAGFTGGFFLGFKRG; this is encoded by the coding sequence ATGCCAGGGTTAGAAGCGATCGCACAGCTGGGTCTCGACCCGCGACAGCTCGGGATGGAGTTCGGGTCCGGGGCCGTCATCGGGGGGATCATCGGGTTCGCGGCCAAGAAGGTCGCCAAGCTCGTCGCCGTCATCGTCGGGCTGGAACTGGCGCTATTCAAGTTCCTCGAGTCCCGCGAGATCCTCACCGTCAACTGGGACAAGCTCGGCGGGACGTTCCTCTCGGCGGGGGAGGCCGCCACCGCCAGCACGCCGCCCACGTGGGTACAGACGATCCTGTCGACGCTGTCGGTGTCGGCGGGCTTCACCGGCGGCTTCTTCCTCGGGTTCAAGCGCGGATAG
- the trxA gene encoding thioredoxin: MSSKTATGEPVHVESTDQFEELTGEGLVLVDYYADWCGPCKMLEPVVEELAAEEEDLTVLKVDVDAFQGLAQNAGVRGIPALQFFVDGEQAERLVGVQQKADLQRVIESLR, encoded by the coding sequence ATGAGCAGCAAAACCGCCACGGGAGAACCGGTTCACGTCGAGAGCACCGACCAGTTCGAGGAGCTGACGGGCGAGGGGCTGGTCCTCGTCGACTACTACGCCGACTGGTGTGGGCCGTGCAAGATGCTGGAGCCGGTCGTCGAGGAGTTGGCCGCCGAGGAGGAGGACCTCACCGTGTTGAAGGTCGACGTCGACGCCTTCCAGGGGTTGGCGCAGAACGCTGGCGTGCGCGGCATCCCCGCCCTCCAGTTCTTCGTCGACGGCGAACAGGCCGAGCGACTCGTCGGCGTCCAGCAGAAGGCGGACCTGCAGCGCGTGATCGAGTCGCTGCGGTGA
- a CDS encoding acyl-CoA dehydrogenase, with amino-acid sequence MDFGLTTEQQQIRDMVAEFVDEEIVPRAAEIDEEDEFPRDLVDQMAELGLMGMPFPEEYGGADLDYHSYALGLSEIARGSGGLGTVVAAHISLAGNMIYAFGNEEQKQEYLTPLAEGRDIGAFALSEAGAGSDVPAMETTAEKDGDGYVVNGGKLWISNGSVADTVTLFAKTDPDAGNKGISSFVVRPEEDDGFVVEGTEHKLGDKGCPTAELRFDDLYLPEDRLLGDEGDGFVQALKTLNGGRITIAARGVGIARAALEEAAQYATERDQFGGPISQFQAIQHKIADMDTKLQAAELLMHKAAHLKIEGEPFIKEAAQAKLYASEISREVANEAIQIHGGYGYTKDFPVERFYRDAKLNEIYEGTSEILRNTIARQVLDE; translated from the coding sequence ATGGACTTCGGCCTGACGACCGAACAACAGCAGATCCGCGACATGGTCGCGGAGTTCGTCGACGAGGAGATCGTGCCGCGGGCGGCCGAGATCGACGAGGAGGACGAGTTCCCGCGCGACCTCGTGGACCAGATGGCCGAGTTGGGCCTCATGGGGATGCCGTTCCCGGAGGAGTACGGCGGCGCCGACCTCGACTACCACAGCTACGCGCTCGGGCTCTCGGAGATCGCACGCGGCTCCGGCGGTCTCGGCACCGTCGTCGCGGCCCACATCTCGCTCGCGGGCAACATGATCTACGCCTTCGGGAACGAGGAGCAGAAGCAGGAGTACCTCACCCCGCTCGCCGAGGGGCGCGACATCGGCGCGTTCGCCCTCTCGGAGGCCGGCGCCGGCTCCGACGTGCCAGCGATGGAGACCACCGCCGAGAAAGACGGCGACGGCTACGTCGTCAACGGCGGGAAGCTGTGGATCTCGAACGGCTCCGTCGCCGACACGGTGACGCTGTTCGCCAAGACCGACCCCGACGCCGGCAACAAGGGCATCTCCTCGTTCGTCGTGCGACCCGAGGAGGACGACGGCTTCGTCGTCGAGGGGACGGAGCACAAACTCGGCGACAAGGGCTGCCCGACCGCCGAACTCCGCTTCGACGACCTGTACCTCCCCGAGGACCGCCTGCTCGGCGACGAGGGCGACGGCTTCGTGCAGGCGCTGAAGACGCTCAACGGCGGGCGCATCACCATCGCCGCACGCGGCGTCGGCATCGCGCGCGCCGCGCTGGAGGAGGCGGCGCAGTACGCGACCGAGCGCGACCAGTTCGGCGGTCCCATCTCGCAGTTCCAGGCGATCCAGCACAAGATCGCCGACATGGACACGAAGCTCCAAGCGGCGGAACTGCTCATGCACAAGGCCGCCCACCTGAAGATCGAGGGCGAGCCGTTCATCAAGGAGGCCGCGCAGGCGAAGCTGTACGCCAGCGAGATCAGCCGCGAGGTCGCCAACGAGGCGATCCAGATCCACGGCGGCTACGGCTACACGAAGGACTTCCCCGTCGAGCGGTTCTACCGCGACGCGAAGCTCAACGAGATCTACGAGGGCACCAGCGAGATCCTGCGCAACACGATCGCCCGGCAGGTGTTGGACGAGTAA
- a CDS encoding NAD(P)H-hydrate dehydratase: MITSERMAMVDRNAAALGVPRKQLMESSGNAVARAVREHADPGDRVLLVCGRGNNGGDAMVAARFLADYDAHAVLLGRPETIATDIARENWDALDASELPADTVADSRAFALDDYAPDLVVDAMLGTGVTGALREPEATVARQLNAADVPVVSVDVPSGVDADTGDSEGVAVDADRVVTFHDDKPGLADLDAAVTVADIGVPEAAETFVGPGDLRALDRASDSHKGDNGEVLVVGGGPYTGAPALAGRAALRAGADLVRVACPDPVAREIQGYGPDLIVRPFPGEHLAPPHVERLLDLAAGHDTVVFGPGLGSDGATLDAVADFLAAYDGRAVVDADALQVVPEVDTAADLICTPHQGELRKMGGETASDWRDRADRVREFAAGLGHTLLVKGAYDVVSDGDAVRVGRTGNPGMTVGGTGDVLAGVTGALAAQIDSPLQAAALAAYANGRAGDAAAESFGDGLAASDLPDRIPQALRDEGE, from the coding sequence ATGATCACTTCCGAGCGGATGGCGATGGTCGACCGCAACGCCGCCGCGCTCGGCGTCCCCCGCAAGCAGCTGATGGAGTCGTCGGGCAACGCCGTCGCGCGCGCGGTTCGCGAACACGCCGATCCGGGCGACCGCGTCCTCCTCGTCTGTGGCCGCGGGAACAACGGCGGGGACGCGATGGTCGCCGCCCGGTTCCTCGCCGACTACGACGCCCACGCCGTCCTGCTGGGGCGGCCCGAGACGATCGCGACCGACATCGCACGGGAGAACTGGGACGCGCTCGACGCGAGCGAACTCCCCGCCGACACCGTCGCGGACTCCCGGGCGTTCGCGCTCGACGACTACGCCCCGGACCTCGTCGTCGACGCGATGCTCGGCACCGGCGTGACGGGCGCGCTCCGCGAGCCGGAGGCGACCGTCGCCCGACAGCTCAACGCCGCCGACGTCCCGGTCGTCTCGGTCGACGTCCCCTCCGGCGTCGACGCCGACACCGGGGACAGCGAGGGCGTCGCGGTCGACGCCGATCGGGTCGTCACCTTCCACGACGACAAGCCCGGACTCGCCGACCTCGACGCGGCCGTGACCGTCGCGGACATCGGCGTCCCGGAGGCCGCGGAGACGTTCGTCGGCCCGGGCGACCTGCGCGCGCTCGACCGCGCGAGCGACTCCCACAAGGGCGACAACGGCGAGGTACTCGTCGTCGGCGGCGGGCCGTACACCGGCGCCCCCGCGCTCGCGGGCCGGGCCGCGCTCCGCGCCGGCGCCGACCTCGTCCGCGTCGCCTGCCCCGACCCCGTCGCCCGCGAGATACAGGGGTACGGCCCGGACCTCATCGTCCGCCCGTTCCCGGGCGAGCACCTCGCGCCGCCGCACGTCGAGCGACTCCTCGACCTCGCGGCCGGCCACGACACCGTCGTGTTCGGTCCCGGACTGGGGAGCGACGGGGCGACGCTCGACGCCGTCGCCGACTTCCTCGCCGCCTACGACGGCCGGGCGGTCGTCGACGCCGACGCGCTCCAGGTCGTCCCGGAAGTCGACACCGCGGCCGACCTGATCTGCACGCCACACCAGGGGGAGTTGCGGAAGATGGGCGGCGAGACCGCGAGCGACTGGCGCGACCGGGCCGACCGCGTCCGCGAGTTCGCCGCCGGTCTCGGTCACACGCTGCTCGTGAAAGGCGCCTACGACGTGGTCAGCGACGGCGACGCGGTCCGCGTCGGGCGGACCGGCAACCCCGGGATGACCGTCGGCGGCACCGGCGACGTGCTCGCCGGCGTCACGGGCGCCCTCGCCGCACAGATCGACTCGCCCCTGCAAGCCGCGGCGCTGGCGGCGTACGCGAACGGTCGCGCTGGGGACGCCGCCGCGGAGTCGTTCGGCGACGGACTCGCGGCGTCGGACCTCCCGGATCGCATCCCACAAGCCCTCCGAGACGAAGGGGAGTGA